A window from Flavobacterium gyeonganense encodes these proteins:
- a CDS encoding 1-phosphofructokinase family hexose kinase: MKSFDIVTLTVNPSVDKSTHFSGLVAEQKIRCKEPQFDAGGGGINVSKAISRLRGSSLAVFTSGGPVGEMLKDLVAKEKVDFETIETETATRENFIAVDDNTNSQYRFGFTGDVLSDSEVEKLLGTISKMKPKYLVVSGSLNEGLSSDFYQKVAEIAKETNSKLIVDTSGEALKKVLETGVYLIKPNVGELAKLVGVERLETEQVDEAAKEIIAKGGAEIIVVSLGPQGAILVTKDQCEFVPAPNVAKKSTVGAGDSMVGGIVWALSLNKSLKEVIRWGVACGSAATMNEGTQLFKFEDANRLFEWLKNK; encoded by the coding sequence ATGAAATCATTTGATATAGTTACCCTTACAGTAAATCCTTCAGTAGATAAAAGCACCCATTTTTCAGGTTTGGTTGCTGAGCAGAAAATAAGGTGCAAAGAGCCTCAGTTTGATGCTGGAGGCGGCGGAATAAATGTTTCTAAAGCAATTTCCCGTCTTCGCGGAAGTTCACTGGCAGTTTTTACATCAGGCGGACCGGTTGGAGAGATGCTGAAAGATTTAGTAGCTAAAGAAAAAGTTGATTTTGAAACAATTGAAACTGAAACAGCAACAAGAGAAAACTTCATTGCAGTTGATGATAATACCAATTCACAATATCGTTTTGGGTTTACAGGAGATGTTCTGTCCGATTCAGAAGTTGAAAAGCTTTTAGGAACGATTTCGAAGATGAAACCAAAATACCTTGTAGTAAGCGGTAGCCTGAATGAAGGTCTGTCTTCGGATTTTTATCAGAAAGTAGCCGAAATTGCGAAGGAAACAAACTCAAAATTAATTGTTGATACTTCCGGTGAAGCATTGAAAAAAGTATTAGAAACCGGTGTTTATTTAATTAAGCCTAATGTTGGTGAATTAGCAAAACTGGTTGGCGTTGAACGTTTGGAAACCGAACAAGTTGACGAAGCAGCCAAAGAAATCATTGCTAAAGGAGGTGCTGAAATTATTGTGGTTTCACTTGGTCCGCAAGGTGCGATATTGGTAACTAAAGATCAATGCGAATTTGTGCCGGCACCTAATGTTGCCAAAAAAAGTACTGTTGGGGCAGGAGATAGCATGGTAGGCGGAATAGTTTGGGCATTGTCGCTGAATAAAAGCCTGAAAGAAGTTATTCGTTGGGGAGTAGCCTGCGGATCTGCCGCAACCATGAACGAAGGAACACAATTATTTAAATTTGAAGATGCCAATCGTTTGTTTGAATGGCTGAAAAACAAATGA
- a CDS encoding T9SS type B sorting domain-containing protein, which translates to MRFTLLLFLLFYSAISSSQGIIVDTTTLAIPELVRQELMQNACASESNFKFSSRVGIGKFTNTNPNFPITHGIIIRNGIAKHTEGSYTGLNESSRLNNNNDPDLQNISNENGQIVPITDVSYLQFDFTPLSSNFSFDFLFASNEYGEFQCGFSDVFAFILTDLTTGISKNLAVVPGTTTPVSVKNIRDQQYNSACLSANANLFDRYNVTNPTVSAINMRGETKVLKASSSVIPNRTYSIKLAIGDYNDSNYDSAVFIKGGSFITTMDLGPDRIICEGETITLQSGLVGNYDYVWTLNGAVIPGETSSTLTLNQAGTYGLTATLSGCVIKDEVVIKDLVIKSPKDLIACYNTNGVYQYNLTQNNVAALGIDPAKYAIYYFDSLTSANANGPVIPQNQLNSFTSSGNQTIYIKAVPVNNNSFFCNNVISFDLLVTPPINIVKPSDISVCNNISGRIIVDLTTQESTILNGQNPSDYKIRYYTSQAAANSATNNITDPKAFNTSTAQTPQTIWVRVENISSSVCFATVNFNINIFSLPTVDDIPDVVACNSYTLPPITSGEYYTGPNGTGAKLNSGDIITKSGAYYIFNRSAANGCTNETSFNVILIYELSFKKEACGQYTVPRVAAGGFFTATGGQGDSIPAGTIYTTSQTIYYYAQINGTVCRDEALSFVVYPLPLVDKPGNVVTCNSYTLPALTNGNYYTATGGTGTRLNAGTNITSSQTVYVFANDGRCTNQHSFKIDIIKSSAFVPITRCGNYILPAVAVGGYYTAPAGQGQNIPAGTNITTSQTVYYYANTTTSPNCTDNLKYEINIKTLPLVDTPSNRLECDRYVLPPLVNGKYFTKTNGGGTALKAGDVITTTQTIYIYAVGPECTNEHSFVVEIRKRPLVDSFTDVVTCTAFKLPVLKNGKYYTATGGLHGQGTQIPEGTLINTNQTIYIYNEWVDFTSCSNETFFRVNYNGIDVGNFADVNACDSYTLPPLLLGNYYPQPGGKGTVIPAGTVLTTSQRIYVYAVSGNRLTCTSEKNFLVSISATPVLTSTPDVTICGSYTLPPLAIGNYYSGPNATGTRYLAGQQITASQQMYIYAAAATNPNCTAQDDFYITVYPLKNLELRNEIICVDFQTGTTQRSAELKSGLNPSIYTVDWYLAGNKVSTGPNYIAAKEGTYTLQITKNTPDVGNDCGYNPATIVVKKSSPAVASINMTDSFRENTDVTVTLHNGFGSYEYQLDDGNFQTSNVFYDVASGEHAITVRDVKGNCDDQILIINVLKYPKFFTPNNDGHNDTWNIPDLAFQPDAVINIFDRYGKTIKQIKPSGAGWDGNYNGDPLPSTDYWFQVFYTLNGTPQVFRAHFSIKR; encoded by the coding sequence ATGAGATTTACTCTACTTCTATTTTTATTATTTTATTCGGCTATATCTTCATCACAAGGAATTATAGTCGACACTACAACCTTGGCTATACCGGAACTGGTTAGACAAGAGTTAATGCAGAATGCCTGTGCCAGTGAAAGCAACTTCAAATTTTCATCTCGGGTGGGGATTGGAAAATTCACCAATACCAATCCTAATTTTCCCATTACACATGGAATTATTATTCGGAATGGGATTGCCAAACATACTGAAGGATCTTATACGGGCTTGAATGAAAGCAGTAGGTTAAATAATAATAATGATCCCGATTTGCAGAATATTAGTAATGAAAACGGACAAATTGTACCCATTACTGATGTGAGTTATCTTCAGTTTGATTTCACCCCTTTGTCGAGTAATTTTAGTTTTGATTTTCTTTTTGCTTCGAATGAATATGGCGAATTTCAATGCGGCTTTAGTGATGTTTTTGCCTTTATCCTCACCGATTTAACTACTGGAATCTCTAAAAATCTTGCTGTAGTACCGGGCACAACAACACCCGTTTCCGTTAAAAATATTCGGGATCAGCAGTATAATTCTGCCTGTTTGTCTGCCAACGCCAATTTATTTGACCGTTATAATGTAACCAATCCCACAGTTTCGGCTATCAATATGAGAGGAGAAACCAAGGTTTTGAAAGCCTCTTCATCAGTAATTCCAAATCGTACATACAGCATAAAACTTGCCATTGGAGATTATAACGACAGTAATTATGATTCGGCAGTTTTTATAAAAGGAGGCAGTTTTATAACGACAATGGATTTAGGTCCTGACAGAATTATTTGCGAGGGAGAAACTATCACACTGCAATCTGGACTTGTGGGCAATTATGATTATGTGTGGACTCTCAACGGAGCTGTAATTCCCGGGGAAACAAGCAGTACTTTAACGCTTAATCAAGCCGGAACATACGGACTTACAGCAACACTTTCAGGCTGTGTTATTAAAGACGAAGTAGTGATTAAAGATTTAGTCATTAAATCTCCCAAAGATTTGATTGCCTGCTACAATACAAACGGCGTCTACCAATACAATTTAACCCAGAATAATGTAGCTGCTTTGGGTATTGACCCAGCTAAATATGCTATTTATTATTTTGATTCTTTAACGTCAGCCAATGCAAACGGTCCGGTGATACCACAAAACCAGTTAAACTCTTTTACAAGTTCCGGAAACCAGACTATTTATATCAAAGCGGTACCTGTAAATAACAATAGTTTTTTCTGTAATAACGTAATCTCTTTCGATTTGCTTGTAACCCCTCCTATCAACATTGTAAAACCTTCTGACATTAGCGTTTGCAACAACATTTCAGGAAGAATTATTGTAGATTTAACTACTCAGGAAAGTACCATACTAAACGGGCAGAACCCTTCGGATTACAAAATCAGATATTACACCAGCCAGGCAGCCGCAAACAGTGCAACGAATAACATAACAGATCCAAAAGCCTTCAACACTTCAACAGCACAAACACCACAAACGATTTGGGTGCGAGTTGAAAACATTTCGAGTTCGGTTTGTTTTGCTACTGTCAATTTTAATATAAACATTTTTTCTCTTCCAACAGTAGATGATATTCCGGATGTAGTAGCCTGCAACAGCTACACTTTACCCCCAATTACATCCGGGGAATATTATACGGGACCAAATGGAACAGGTGCTAAACTGAATTCCGGGGATATTATTACCAAAAGTGGAGCCTACTATATTTTCAACAGATCTGCAGCGAACGGTTGCACCAATGAGACTTCTTTTAATGTAATCCTGATATACGAACTTAGTTTTAAAAAAGAAGCCTGTGGCCAATATACAGTTCCACGTGTAGCCGCAGGTGGCTTCTTTACTGCTACAGGAGGGCAAGGAGACTCTATTCCGGCAGGAACAATTTATACCACAAGTCAGACTATTTATTATTATGCCCAAATCAATGGAACTGTTTGTCGTGATGAAGCTTTATCATTTGTGGTTTATCCTTTGCCTTTAGTGGACAAACCGGGCAATGTGGTCACATGTAACTCCTATACGCTTCCTGCTCTGACAAATGGAAATTATTATACAGCAACAGGAGGTACAGGAACACGTTTAAATGCCGGAACCAATATAACCTCAAGTCAGACAGTGTATGTTTTTGCAAATGACGGAAGATGCACCAATCAACATTCCTTTAAAATAGATATTATAAAATCTTCTGCCTTTGTTCCAATTACAAGATGCGGAAATTATATTTTACCGGCTGTAGCTGTAGGAGGTTATTATACTGCTCCGGCTGGACAGGGTCAAAATATTCCGGCGGGAACCAATATTACCACTTCGCAAACCGTATATTATTATGCCAATACCACAACTTCTCCTAATTGTACCGATAACTTAAAATACGAAATCAACATAAAAACACTGCCATTGGTAGATACACCATCGAATAGACTGGAATGCGACCGTTATGTCCTGCCTCCTTTAGTAAATGGAAAGTATTTTACCAAAACCAACGGCGGAGGAACAGCCTTAAAAGCAGGAGATGTCATCACCACAACACAGACCATTTATATTTATGCAGTTGGCCCTGAGTGTACCAATGAACATAGTTTTGTGGTCGAAATCAGAAAACGTCCTTTGGTCGATAGTTTTACAGATGTGGTTACTTGTACAGCTTTTAAACTTCCTGTATTGAAAAACGGAAAATATTATACTGCAACTGGAGGACTGCACGGCCAGGGAACCCAAATTCCCGAAGGCACGCTCATAAATACCAATCAAACTATTTACATCTATAATGAATGGGTTGATTTTACAAGCTGCAGTAATGAAACTTTTTTCAGGGTGAATTACAACGGAATAGATGTTGGTAATTTTGCTGATGTTAATGCTTGCGACAGCTACACCCTGCCACCGTTGCTATTAGGTAATTATTACCCACAGCCCGGAGGAAAAGGCACAGTTATTCCGGCCGGAACTGTTTTAACAACATCTCAAAGAATATATGTTTATGCCGTTTCAGGAAATCGTTTGACATGCACAAGCGAAAAGAACTTTTTAGTCAGCATTTCAGCAACTCCTGTGCTTACAAGCACTCCTGATGTTACCATTTGTGGAAGTTATACATTACCGCCTTTAGCTATTGGGAATTATTACAGCGGACCAAATGCAACCGGAACACGCTATTTAGCCGGACAGCAAATAACCGCAAGTCAGCAAATGTATATTTACGCCGCAGCGGCAACAAACCCCAATTGTACTGCTCAGGATGATTTTTATATTACAGTGTATCCATTGAAAAATCTGGAGTTACGAAACGAAATAATCTGCGTCGATTTTCAAACAGGCACTACTCAGCGTTCCGCAGAATTAAAGTCAGGACTTAATCCCTCGATTTATACTGTTGACTGGTATTTAGCCGGCAATAAAGTAAGTACAGGTCCAAATTATATCGCTGCCAAAGAAGGAACTTATACCCTTCAAATCACCAAAAATACGCCCGATGTTGGTAATGACTGCGGTTACAATCCTGCTACGATTGTTGTCAAAAAATCAAGTCCCGCAGTTGCAAGCATTAACATGACCGACTCTTTTCGGGAAAATACCGATGTTACCGTAACACTGCACAATGGTTTTGGAAGCTATGAATACCAGCTTGATGACGGCAATTTTCAAACCAGCAACGTTTTTTATGATGTTGCTTCGGGAGAGCATGCTATTACCGTACGAGATGTCAAAGGAAATTGCGACGACCAGATTTTAATTATTAATGTGCTCAAATATCCTAAATTCTTCACTCCCAACAACGACGGACACAACGACACCTGGAACATTCCCGATCTCGCTTTTCAGCCCGATGCCGTGATCAATATCTTCGACCGTTACGGAAAAACCATTAAACAGATCAAACCTTCCGGAGCTGGCTGGGATGGCAACTATAATGGCGACCCGCTTCCTTCTACCGATTACTGGTTTCAGGTCTTTTACACGCTAAACGGAACACCTCAGGTTTTCAGGGCACATTTTAGTATAAAACGATAA
- a CDS encoding IS91 family transposase produces the protein MPPEVADVLRNIASKIENYGLNTWQLHTLSAIKKCRTADLGGHIDGCDECGNLTISYNSCRNRHCPKCQGNKREDWMEARSTELLPVPYFHVVFTLPDSINSLAMHQPKMVYDTLFEATWETLQKFGKAKEIQLGMIAVLHTWGQQLSLHPHLHCIVPGGGIDKDGQWKNSRTDGKFLFPVKALSKVFRAKYCQKLKAKEPIKYEQIRQHLWQKPWVVFTKKPFGSPNSVVEYLGRYTHKIAISNHRIKSIDNENVTFDYKDYRVAGVKKQMTLTHGEFIRRFSLHILPKRFVKIRHYGFLSSTWKRGKLKLLQAKLQVKVLEKVAKKTFLPKCPCCKTGNLHPIAVFDQRGPPAWYLGGCQNPIPRES, from the coding sequence ATGCCACCGGAAGTAGCCGATGTACTGCGAAATATTGCCTCAAAAATCGAAAACTACGGCTTGAATACTTGGCAACTGCACACGCTTTCTGCCATCAAAAAATGTCGAACGGCCGATTTGGGCGGTCATATCGATGGGTGTGATGAATGTGGAAATCTGACCATTAGTTACAACTCTTGCAGGAACAGACATTGTCCCAAATGTCAGGGTAACAAGCGAGAGGATTGGATGGAAGCCCGAAGTACAGAACTCTTGCCAGTGCCATACTTCCACGTGGTTTTTACCTTGCCCGACAGCATTAATTCCTTGGCAATGCATCAGCCAAAAATGGTGTATGACACCCTGTTTGAAGCGACTTGGGAAACGCTTCAAAAATTTGGCAAAGCCAAAGAAATACAACTGGGAATGATTGCTGTTTTGCACACCTGGGGACAGCAGTTGAGCCTTCATCCGCACCTGCATTGTATTGTGCCTGGCGGAGGAATCGATAAAGACGGACAGTGGAAAAACAGCCGAACGGACGGCAAATTCTTGTTTCCCGTAAAAGCTTTATCGAAAGTGTTTAGGGCAAAATATTGCCAGAAACTCAAAGCAAAAGAGCCCATAAAATACGAGCAAATCCGGCAGCATTTATGGCAGAAGCCTTGGGTAGTTTTTACCAAAAAGCCTTTTGGAAGTCCCAATTCGGTGGTGGAGTATCTGGGGAGATATACCCATAAAATCGCCATCAGCAACCACCGAATCAAAAGCATTGACAACGAAAACGTGACTTTCGATTACAAGGATTACCGAGTGGCGGGAGTCAAAAAGCAAATGACATTGACCCACGGCGAGTTTATCCGTCGGTTTTCGTTGCATATTTTGCCCAAACGCTTTGTCAAGATTCGTCATTATGGCTTTTTGAGCAGCACTTGGAAGCGTGGGAAGCTAAAGCTTTTGCAAGCAAAACTCCAAGTAAAGGTCTTGGAAAAAGTAGCAAAAAAAACATTTTTGCCCAAATGTCCGTGTTGCAAAACGGGCAATTTGCACCCAATAGCGGTTTTTGACCAACGAGGCCCACCTGCTTGGTATCTTGGCGGATGCCAAAACCCAATTCCCCGTGAAAGTTAA
- a CDS encoding tyrosine-type recombinase/integrase: protein MGRSQSTFNNYSRHVASISLYFGKIPTDLDPEQVQDYLFYQQKKSKTPSQTYFKHCVYGLRFLLKSEGLPYEYLGLPSIKHEKKLPVVLSKEEVWGMLQGAKLLKHRILIGLLYGCGLRCMEARSVRLQDLDFDRKQLKVVQGKGKKDRYVPLSVHLIRGLKKYIEAEKPQDYLFNGQPLPNGAGGDFDNRYSQRGVQWVVRQVAKASGVKKEVHTHTLRHSYATHLLEDGMDIITLKDLLGHQNLETTLEYLQIAQLESQRIFSPLDTLFEKCHRK, encoded by the coding sequence TTGGGCAGAAGTCAAAGTACTTTTAATAATTATTCTCGACATGTTGCTTCTATATCATTGTATTTTGGGAAAATCCCAACGGATTTAGATCCTGAACAAGTACAAGATTACTTGTTTTACCAGCAGAAAAAGTCCAAAACCCCTTCACAAACTTATTTCAAACATTGTGTTTATGGTCTTCGCTTTCTTCTAAAATCAGAAGGCTTGCCTTATGAGTACTTGGGTTTACCGTCCATAAAACACGAGAAAAAACTACCCGTTGTTTTGAGTAAAGAAGAAGTTTGGGGCATGCTTCAAGGGGCTAAATTACTCAAACATCGCATTCTTATTGGATTGCTTTATGGTTGCGGATTGCGTTGTATGGAAGCACGTTCTGTACGATTACAAGATTTAGATTTCGATAGAAAGCAACTCAAAGTAGTGCAAGGCAAAGGCAAAAAAGACCGCTATGTTCCTTTATCGGTTCATTTAATACGAGGGCTCAAAAAATATATCGAAGCCGAAAAACCACAAGATTACCTTTTTAATGGGCAACCTTTGCCTAATGGAGCAGGAGGTGATTTTGACAATCGGTATTCGCAACGAGGCGTGCAATGGGTAGTGAGGCAAGTGGCCAAGGCATCTGGTGTCAAAAAAGAGGTTCACACGCACACACTTCGGCATAGTTATGCCACGCATTTACTCGAAGATGGCATGGATATTATAACCCTCAAAGACCTTTTAGGACACCAAAACCTAGAAACCACTTTGGAGTATTTACAGATTGCCCAACTCGAGAGCCAACGCATCTTTAGTCCACTGGATACCCTTTTCGAGAAATGCCACCGGAAGTAG
- a CDS encoding T9SS type A sorting domain-containing protein encodes MKKTTLILLLLFTFTKINAQLVDEEINFNNLTSTTDNDLVNKFIQPYPNDYTQVSDGNNGYYLKTNLQGEATRPLKLCSKFKGIDTESMIISVDYKVETYPTGPVGFGSNSVGIFIAKNTGESILSTTLSENSLYLYGLSNPNSTYVAPVFGANFTDGKWYRLTFQLTKIATNKFSISSKIYDIGVNGNSNPILKVTNTREGFNYFFNQTNDINIHFVGGWWGNVKYLDNFKVYGFKNGSNCSNLSNNDFHLGSNIIVYPNPFTNQITINKEVTKINIYNLNGQLISTHSDINKEISVEKLASGTYLFEIFSPEGVQIKKLVKN; translated from the coding sequence ATGAAAAAAACTACTTTAATTTTATTACTATTATTCACTTTTACAAAAATTAATGCTCAATTAGTTGATGAAGAAATTAACTTTAATAATTTGACATCAACAACCGATAATGATTTAGTAAATAAATTTATCCAGCCATATCCAAATGATTATACTCAAGTTTCCGATGGAAATAATGGATACTATTTAAAAACAAATCTACAAGGAGAAGCAACCCGCCCCTTAAAACTTTGTTCCAAATTTAAAGGAATTGACACTGAATCTATGATAATATCAGTTGACTATAAAGTTGAAACTTATCCAACTGGGCCTGTGGGATTTGGTTCTAATTCTGTTGGTATATTTATAGCTAAAAACACGGGAGAATCAATATTAAGCACAACACTATCCGAAAACAGTCTATACCTTTATGGATTATCTAATCCAAATTCAACATATGTTGCTCCAGTATTTGGGGCAAATTTTACTGATGGTAAATGGTATAGATTAACATTTCAATTAACAAAAATTGCAACAAATAAATTTTCTATCTCTTCCAAAATATATGATATTGGAGTTAACGGTAATTCAAATCCTATTTTAAAAGTTACAAATACGAGAGAAGGTTTTAACTACTTTTTTAACCAAACAAATGATATTAATATTCACTTCGTTGGAGGTTGGTGGGGAAATGTTAAGTATCTTGATAATTTTAAAGTTTATGGATTTAAAAACGGAAGTAATTGCTCTAATTTATCAAACAATGATTTCCATTTAGGAAGCAACATTATCGTGTATCCAAATCCTTTTACCAACCAAATAACTATAAACAAGGAAGTTACAAAAATCAACATTTATAATTTAAACGGTCAATTAATATCAACTCATTCCGATATAAATAAAGAAATATCCGTTGAAAAATTAGCAAGTGGAACATACTTATTTGAAATATTTTCACCTGAAGGAGTCCAAATAAAAAAATTAGTAAAAAATTAA